In the genome of Variibacter gotjawalensis, one region contains:
- a CDS encoding mannitol dehydrogenase family protein, with amino-acid sequence MTKLSWANLPEIAARASIPQYRASDITPGIVHFGVGNFHRAHQAIYLDTLFNLGLDRDWGVIGTGVRSDDAAMQAALAPQDFLTSVVEQEADHSGVRISGALVGFIAPDDRAGIVATLSDPAIRIVAMTITVGGYYIGAGGFDPAAADIVRDAKNPDDPHTIFGLILKALKARREKGIAPFTVMSCDNVPGNGHAAQNAVVGLAKLIDAEFATWVEANVAFPNSMVDRITPATSDRERELLKKDYGIEDNWPVFCEKFTQWVMEDHFPAGRPALEKVGVQFVDDVAPYEYMKTRILNGGHASICYPAVLLDYHFVHDAMADADIRAFLDKLESEEIIPVVPPVPDTDLNEYYALIARRFSNPKIGDTVMRLAFDGSNRHPKFIFACAKDQLAAKRSVTGLSLVTAMWCRYCYGETESGKTLSPHDPRWDRLNVAAKKAKDDPSAWLAMDDILGPVARDPVYAAAFAKALRHIWQHGARATLRAYADGQL; translated from the coding sequence ATGACCAAACTGTCCTGGGCCAATTTGCCCGAAATCGCCGCGCGCGCCAGCATCCCGCAGTATCGAGCGTCCGACATCACGCCTGGCATCGTCCATTTCGGCGTCGGCAACTTCCACCGCGCTCACCAGGCGATCTACCTCGACACATTGTTCAACCTTGGCCTCGACCGCGACTGGGGCGTGATCGGCACTGGCGTGCGCAGCGACGATGCCGCGATGCAGGCCGCGCTCGCGCCGCAGGATTTCCTCACCAGCGTCGTCGAGCAGGAGGCCGACCACAGCGGCGTCCGCATCTCGGGCGCGCTGGTCGGTTTCATCGCGCCGGACGATCGCGCCGGCATCGTCGCGACACTGTCGGACCCCGCGATCCGCATCGTCGCCATGACAATCACGGTCGGCGGTTATTACATCGGCGCCGGCGGCTTCGATCCGGCGGCGGCCGACATCGTGCGCGATGCGAAGAACCCGGACGATCCGCACACGATCTTCGGGCTCATCCTCAAGGCGCTGAAGGCGCGGCGTGAGAAGGGCATAGCGCCGTTCACCGTGATGTCGTGCGATAACGTGCCGGGCAACGGGCATGCGGCGCAGAACGCCGTCGTCGGTCTCGCCAAATTGATAGACGCCGAATTCGCGACGTGGGTTGAAGCGAATGTCGCGTTCCCGAATTCGATGGTCGACCGTATCACGCCGGCAACGTCGGATCGCGAACGCGAACTGCTCAAGAAGGACTACGGCATCGAGGACAACTGGCCGGTCTTCTGCGAGAAATTCACACAGTGGGTGATGGAAGATCATTTCCCGGCCGGCCGCCCGGCGCTGGAGAAAGTCGGCGTGCAGTTCGTCGATGATGTCGCGCCGTACGAATACATGAAGACGCGCATCCTCAACGGCGGCCACGCGTCGATCTGCTATCCGGCCGTGCTGCTCGACTATCACTTCGTACATGACGCGATGGCGGATGCGGACATCCGTGCTTTCCTCGACAAACTCGAAAGCGAAGAGATCATCCCGGTGGTGCCGCCGGTGCCGGACACGGACCTCAACGAGTATTACGCGCTGATCGCGCGCCGGTTCTCCAACCCGAAGATCGGCGACACCGTGATGCGTCTCGCCTTCGATGGCTCGAACCGGCACCCGAAATTCATCTTCGCCTGCGCGAAGGATCAGCTCGCCGCAAAACGCTCGGTCACCGGTCTCTCGCTCGTGACCGCGATGTGGTGCCGTTATTGCTACGGCGAGACCGAGAGCGGGAAGACGCTGTCGCCGCACGATCCGCGCTGGGATCGGCTTAACGTCGCAGCGAAGAAAGCGAAGGACGACCCGTCGGCGTGGCTCGCGATGGATGATATTTTGGGGCCGGTCGCGCGCGATCCGGTCTATGCGGCTGCGTTTGCGAAAGCGCTGCGGCACATCTGGCAGCACGGCGCGCGGGCTACGTTGCGCGCGTATGCGGATGGACAATTGTAG
- a CDS encoding (2Fe-2S)-binding protein, which yields MVDVTINGQARKFDGDPSMPLLWFIRDELGLTGTKFGCGIAACGACTVHVNGEAVRSCGIVMSDIAGKQVTTIEGLDAKGEHPVQVAWRQLGVPQCGYCQAGQIMQAAAFLKTNKSPNDEQIVEAMSGNLCRCGCYQRIQAAVRAAAKGA from the coding sequence ATGGTTGATGTCACCATCAACGGTCAGGCGCGCAAGTTCGACGGCGATCCGTCGATGCCGCTGCTCTGGTTTATCCGCGACGAACTCGGTTTGACCGGCACGAAATTCGGCTGCGGCATCGCGGCCTGCGGTGCCTGCACGGTGCATGTGAACGGCGAAGCCGTGCGCTCCTGCGGCATCGTGATGTCGGACATTGCCGGCAAGCAAGTGACGACAATCGAAGGTCTCGACGCCAAGGGCGAGCATCCCGTGCAAGTCGCGTGGCGCCAACTCGGCGTGCCGCAATGCGGCTACTGCCAGGCCGGCCAGATCATGCAAGCCGCGGCTTTCCTCAAGACAAATAAATCGCCGAACGACGAGCAGATCGTCGAGGCGATGTCCGGCAACCTCTGCCGCTGCGGTTGCTATCAGCGCATTCAGGCTGCGGTTCGTGCCGCCGCCAAGGGCGCATGA
- a CDS encoding MBL fold metallo-hydrolase, which translates to MLTRRSLIVGATLASTALPGRAAAPFAKKPGPAFYRFRLGEFEVTALYDGIWNRPLDEKFVRNVPFPDVQKALTDNFLPTDKLSLPFTAILVNTGKKLVLIDTGTGGQMSPTAGSLVDNLAAAGIKPSQIDAIAISHFHPDHINGLRTKDGKLVFTNAEIFVSKPEWKYWMEDNSATSVPESAKGVFLNANRVFKDLDKRVTRFSPGVEIVTGVISIPAFGHTPGHVAYVLASGNHSMLVLCDTTNHPWLFVRNPDWQPIFDMDGPQAVTFRRELLDRASADKMLVQGYHFPFPATGHIAKTNTGYEYVPVQWLPTL; encoded by the coding sequence ATGCTGACTAGACGTAGCTTGATCGTTGGAGCAACGCTCGCAAGCACAGCATTGCCCGGCCGCGCCGCCGCGCCATTCGCCAAGAAACCCGGCCCGGCCTTCTATCGCTTCAGGCTCGGTGAGTTCGAAGTCACCGCGCTCTACGACGGCATTTGGAATCGGCCGCTCGACGAGAAGTTCGTGCGCAACGTTCCCTTCCCGGATGTACAGAAGGCACTCACCGACAACTTCCTGCCGACCGATAAACTCTCCCTGCCCTTCACCGCAATACTGGTGAACACCGGCAAGAAGCTCGTGCTGATCGACACCGGCACCGGCGGGCAGATGTCACCAACAGCCGGCTCTCTCGTCGACAATCTCGCGGCCGCCGGCATCAAGCCGAGCCAGATCGACGCGATCGCGATCTCGCATTTCCATCCCGATCACATCAACGGCTTGCGCACGAAGGACGGCAAACTCGTTTTCACGAATGCTGAAATCTTCGTCTCCAAGCCTGAGTGGAAATACTGGATGGAGGACAATAGCGCGACGAGCGTGCCGGAAAGCGCCAAGGGCGTCTTCCTCAACGCCAACCGCGTGTTCAAGGATCTCGACAAGCGCGTGACGCGCTTCTCACCCGGCGTCGAGATTGTCACCGGCGTGATCTCGATCCCGGCATTCGGACACACACCGGGTCACGTCGCTTACGTGCTCGCTTCGGGCAATCATTCGATGCTGGTGCTGTGCGACACGACAAACCATCCGTGGCTGTTCGTGCGCAATCCGGATTGGCAACCGATCTTCGACATGGACGGGCCGCAAGCGGTTACATTCCGGCGCGAACTGCTCGACCGCGCGAGCGCCGACAAAATGCTGGTGCAGGGCTATCACTTCCCGTTCCCGGCGACCGGCCATATCGCAAAAACAAACACCGGCTACGAATACGTGCCGGTGCAATGGTTGCCTACTCTGTAG
- a CDS encoding tetratricopeptide repeat protein, translating to MKMSRVALMAGVAAVSFSLALGPVAAVGTNDPPPPVQQPASKPEPKAKQAKPAKKTKKEKRTDQQFLDGYRVGFNLIQAEKYEEAITAFRALKQDDHPDVANYIGYASRKLGRYGDAQAWYERALAADPKHARTWQYYGMWHVEQGNMLKAKDHLAHIRSICGETCKEFTDLKGAMEGTVVY from the coding sequence ATGAAAATGTCCCGTGTTGCGCTGATGGCGGGTGTCGCCGCGGTATCGTTTAGCCTTGCGCTCGGTCCTGTCGCCGCAGTCGGCACCAACGATCCACCGCCGCCCGTCCAGCAGCCGGCAAGCAAGCCCGAGCCAAAAGCCAAACAAGCAAAGCCCGCGAAGAAGACGAAAAAAGAGAAGCGCACGGATCAACAGTTTCTCGACGGCTATCGCGTCGGCTTTAATTTGATCCAAGCCGAGAAATACGAAGAGGCGATCACTGCTTTCCGCGCGCTGAAGCAGGATGACCATCCGGACGTCGCGAACTATATTGGTTACGCGTCACGCAAGCTCGGACGCTACGGCGATGCGCAAGCGTGGTACGAGCGCGCGCTCGCGGCCGATCCGAAACATGCCCGCACGTGGCAGTACTACGGCATGTGGCATGTCGAGCAAGGCAACATGCTCAAGGCCAAAGATCACCTCGCGCATATCCGCTCGATCTGCGGCGAGACGTGCAAGGAATTCACTGATCTCAAAGGCGCGATGGAAGGCACCGTCGTTTATTAA
- a CDS encoding HpcH/HpaI aldolase family protein, with amino-acid sequence MITKMAPNKFKRALAKKEKQVGFWLTLGSTTVTEIAAGAGFDWLLIDMEHSFNELPDVQDHLRAAVGGTAEPVVRIPWNDPVIVKRMLDIGVRSLMFPYVQNAEEARKAVAATRYPPHGQRGFAGGARGSNYGRIADYAKLSHKEQCVIVQIESPEAVAAIPEIAKVDGVDGIFIGPNDLAANMGHLANMFAEPVVAEVKKALKLIDKGGKASGLLNFRQDDAKKYFADGVSFIAVSGDAAVMARQTEAIAKAFD; translated from the coding sequence ATGATCACCAAAATGGCGCCGAACAAATTCAAGCGCGCGCTGGCGAAGAAGGAAAAGCAAGTCGGCTTCTGGCTGACGCTCGGCAGCACGACGGTCACCGAGATCGCGGCCGGCGCAGGCTTCGACTGGCTGCTGATCGACATGGAGCATTCGTTCAACGAGTTGCCGGACGTGCAGGATCACCTGCGCGCCGCGGTCGGCGGCACCGCCGAGCCGGTCGTCCGTATCCCGTGGAACGATCCCGTTATCGTCAAGCGCATGCTCGACATCGGCGTGCGCTCGCTGATGTTCCCGTATGTGCAGAATGCCGAGGAAGCGCGCAAAGCAGTCGCCGCAACGCGCTATCCGCCGCACGGCCAGCGCGGCTTCGCGGGCGGCGCGCGCGGCTCGAACTACGGACGCATCGCGGACTACGCGAAGCTCAGCCACAAAGAGCAGTGCGTGATCGTGCAGATCGAGTCACCGGAGGCCGTCGCAGCGATCCCGGAGATTGCCAAGGTCGACGGCGTCGACGGCATCTTCATCGGACCGAACGATCTCGCCGCCAACATGGGGCATCTCGCCAACATGTTCGCCGAGCCTGTCGTCGCGGAAGTGAAGAAGGCGCTCAAATTGATCGACAAGGGCGGCAAGGCTTCTGGCTTGCTCAACTTCCGCCAGGACGACGCGAAGAAATACTTCGCCGACGGCGTGTCGTTCATCGCAGTGTCGGGCGATGCCGCCGTGATGGCACGGCAAACCGAAGCGATCGCGAAGGCGTTCGACTAG
- a CDS encoding xanthine dehydrogenase family protein molybdopterin-binding subunit: MNIQFDPSAKTSIRNISRRSILKGLFGTSAFVLAAQFPLARRGFAYPTGAEKMPNGVKTDPKLFVAIDKDGTVTIMAARAEMGTGAARTSLPMILADELEADWSRVKIVQANGDETKWGNQDTDGSRSVRHWIQPMRECGATARRMLEQAAAKRWNVAVADVEAVNHEVVHKASGRKLGYGELATDAAALPTPTDFKLKDAAAFRYIGKGNTPVVDLVDITTGHAIYGQDAMLPGMKFAVVARPPVVGGKVASVDASAALKIPGVEKVVQIPATPLPAKFNPLGGVAVIATNTWAAMKGREALKITWDDGPNGSYDSKAYKASLEANVRKPGKVERNEGDIDKAFAGAAKTFAQEYYVPHWAHAPMEPPAALARMGGGKFEIWAPVQSPGGARDDTAKFLGVKPEDVLMHTTLLGGGFGRKSKCDFAMEAAFLSKELGGTPVKVVWTREDDIQHSFYHTVNVDRIEAALDANNKVVGWRQRSASPSILSTFAPDPKHPFAIELGLGFVDMPFAVPNIRLESGEAAAHTRIGWFRAVNNVPHAFAVQSFVAELAHELKRDPKDMLLELIGPDRKVDVSKSVTTEWWNYGEPFETFPVDTARLKNVVQLVAEKAGWGRQMPKGSALGIAAHRSFVSYIATVVEVKIDDKGNITVPRVDTAIDCGFAVNPERIKSQIEGASVMGMTIAKYSEVTFAKGRVEQTNYNDFPIVRMEDSPQLTNVHIVPHGIDTPPSGVGEPGVPPFAPALCNAIFAATGKRIRSLPIGNQLA; encoded by the coding sequence ATGAACATTCAATTCGATCCCTCCGCAAAGACATCCATCCGCAACATCAGCCGCCGCAGCATCCTCAAGGGCCTGTTCGGAACGAGCGCCTTCGTGCTCGCGGCACAGTTCCCGCTCGCACGGCGAGGCTTCGCCTACCCGACCGGCGCCGAGAAGATGCCGAACGGCGTGAAGACCGATCCGAAACTCTTCGTCGCGATCGACAAGGACGGCACCGTGACCATCATGGCGGCTCGCGCCGAGATGGGGACGGGTGCTGCGCGCACGTCGCTGCCGATGATCCTCGCCGACGAACTCGAGGCCGACTGGTCGCGCGTGAAGATCGTGCAGGCCAATGGCGACGAGACCAAGTGGGGCAACCAGGACACCGACGGTTCGCGCAGCGTGCGCCACTGGATCCAGCCGATGCGCGAATGCGGCGCGACGGCGCGGCGCATGCTCGAACAAGCCGCGGCGAAACGCTGGAACGTTGCCGTAGCAGACGTCGAAGCGGTGAACCACGAGGTGGTGCACAAAGCGTCGGGCCGTAAGCTCGGCTACGGCGAACTTGCGACAGACGCCGCCGCGCTACCGACCCCGACCGACTTCAAGCTGAAGGATGCGGCCGCCTTCCGCTACATCGGCAAAGGCAACACGCCGGTGGTCGATCTCGTCGATATCACGACGGGCCATGCGATCTACGGTCAGGACGCGATGTTGCCCGGCATGAAGTTCGCAGTCGTCGCGCGTCCGCCGGTTGTCGGCGGTAAGGTCGCGTCGGTCGATGCGAGCGCGGCGCTTAAAATTCCGGGCGTCGAGAAGGTCGTGCAGATCCCCGCGACGCCGCTACCTGCGAAATTTAACCCGCTCGGCGGCGTCGCCGTCATCGCGACCAATACGTGGGCCGCGATGAAGGGCCGCGAAGCGCTCAAGATCACCTGGGACGACGGCCCGAACGGGTCTTACGATTCCAAAGCCTACAAAGCGTCGCTCGAAGCCAACGTGCGCAAGCCCGGCAAGGTCGAGCGCAACGAAGGCGATATCGACAAAGCCTTCGCGGGCGCCGCGAAGACCTTCGCGCAGGAATACTATGTGCCGCATTGGGCGCATGCGCCGATGGAGCCGCCGGCTGCTCTCGCCCGTATGGGCGGCGGCAAATTCGAAATATGGGCGCCGGTGCAGAGCCCCGGCGGCGCGCGCGACGACACGGCGAAATTCCTCGGCGTCAAACCCGAGGACGTGTTGATGCACACGACGCTGCTCGGCGGCGGCTTCGGCCGCAAGTCGAAATGCGATTTCGCGATGGAAGCCGCGTTCTTGTCGAAGGAGCTCGGCGGCACGCCCGTGAAGGTCGTGTGGACGCGCGAGGACGACATCCAGCATTCGTTCTATCACACCGTGAACGTCGACCGGATCGAAGCCGCGCTCGACGCCAACAACAAGGTCGTCGGCTGGCGGCAACGCTCCGCCTCGCCGTCGATCCTCTCGACCTTCGCGCCGGATCCGAAGCATCCCTTCGCGATCGAGTTGGGGCTCGGCTTCGTCGACATGCCGTTCGCGGTGCCGAATATCCGGCTCGAGAGCGGCGAAGCTGCCGCGCATACGCGCATTGGCTGGTTCCGTGCGGTCAACAACGTGCCGCACGCCTTCGCGGTGCAGTCGTTCGTCGCGGAGCTTGCCCATGAGCTCAAGCGCGATCCGAAGGACATGCTGCTCGAGCTGATCGGGCCGGACCGCAAGGTCGACGTCTCGAAGTCGGTCACCACCGAATGGTGGAACTACGGCGAGCCGTTCGAGACCTTCCCGGTCGACACCGCGCGGCTCAAGAATGTCGTGCAGCTCGTCGCCGAGAAAGCCGGCTGGGGTCGTCAGATGCCGAAGGGTTCCGCGCTCGGCATTGCGGCGCATCGCTCCTTCGTCTCCTACATTGCGACCGTGGTCGAGGTGAAGATCGACGACAAGGGCAACATCACGGTGCCGCGCGTCGACACCGCGATCGACTGCGGCTTCGCCGTCAATCCGGAGCGCATCAAGTCGCAGATCGAGGGCGCGTCCGTGATGGGCATGACGATCGCCAAATACAGCGAGGTCACGTTCGCCAAGGGCCGCGTCGAGCAGACGAACTACAACGACTTCCCGATCGTGCGGATGGAGGATTCGCCGCAGCTCACCAACGTGCATATCGTGCCGCACGGCATCGATACGCCACCGAGCGGTGTCGGCGAGCCGGGTGTGCCTCCGTTTGCACCGGCGCTCTGCAACGCGATCTTCGCGGCGACCGGCAAACGCATCCGGAGCCTTCCGATCGGTAACCAACTGGCGTGA
- a CDS encoding xanthine dehydrogenase family protein molybdopterin-binding subunit: protein MNIAPRNEFNEAAPDKFGVGQSVLRTEDPVLVQGQGNYTDDISLPRQVYAVMVRSPHAHGIIKGIDVEEARKMPGVLAVYTSKDMEHYGIVKNGLPLKSRDGTPMIKPVRPMLPVDKVRFAGEVVAAVIAETVLQGKDAAEAVVLDIEPLEAVTGMQAAAEPDAPELYEGVPNNLPLDFHFGDAKKVEEAFSKAAHVTKLKMLNSRVIVSAMEPRACLAEWSKDGAVTLRTGCQGVFNLRNQLMDMLSLPADKVTVFTGHVGGSFGMKAALYPEYIPCLHASRELKRPVKWTADRGESFLSDCHGRDMEFDCELALDKRGRFLAWRYTGWTNIGAYLGHVAPLMGTMNIAKNVNSIYRAPAIEVASKAVFTNTTFVSAYRGAGRPEGNYFTERMIDVAADEMGIDRIEMRRRNLIQPTEFPYKSPSGNELDSGDFPGLIERALEAADWKGFKARKKEAKKRGKLRGIGIGPFLEVTAPAVKEMGGLRFEADGTLTFITGTLDYGQGHAASFAQVVHQQLGVPFDKIRLLQGDSREMLAGGGTGGSRSGQNSATAALQAGEQVIEKGKQVASHLLEASVQDIEFKGGQFTIAGTDRSIGIMEIAQKLRQGVNLPPDAPKSLDVSHVSDGVPSTFPNGCHIAEIEIDEDTGIVRTVSYITVNDFGTQINPMLVEGQLHGGVVQGIGQCVQEMVEYDAEGQLLTGSYMDYGLPRASQVPSFTVINRPVPAKSNPLGIKGCGEAGCAGALTAMMNAINDAVAELGIRHLDMPATPAKVWQAIQDAKKAKAA from the coding sequence ATGAACATCGCTCCTCGCAACGAATTCAATGAAGCTGCGCCGGACAAATTCGGCGTCGGGCAGTCGGTACTGCGCACCGAAGATCCGGTGCTCGTCCAAGGTCAAGGCAACTACACGGACGACATCTCGCTACCGCGCCAGGTCTACGCCGTGATGGTGCGCTCGCCTCACGCGCACGGAATCATCAAGGGCATCGATGTCGAAGAGGCCCGCAAAATGCCGGGCGTGCTCGCCGTCTACACGTCGAAGGACATGGAGCATTACGGCATCGTCAAGAACGGCCTGCCGCTCAAGAGCCGCGACGGAACGCCGATGATCAAGCCGGTCCGCCCGATGCTGCCGGTCGACAAAGTCCGCTTCGCCGGTGAAGTCGTCGCGGCCGTGATCGCCGAGACGGTTCTGCAGGGCAAGGATGCGGCTGAGGCCGTCGTGCTCGACATCGAGCCGCTGGAGGCCGTCACCGGTATGCAGGCGGCCGCCGAGCCGGACGCGCCAGAGCTTTACGAAGGCGTTCCGAACAATCTGCCGCTCGATTTCCACTTCGGCGACGCCAAGAAGGTCGAGGAGGCTTTTTCGAAAGCCGCGCACGTCACCAAGCTCAAGATGCTCAACAGCCGCGTCATCGTCAGCGCGATGGAGCCACGCGCGTGTCTCGCCGAATGGAGCAAGGACGGCGCCGTCACGCTGCGCACCGGCTGCCAAGGCGTATTCAACCTGCGCAATCAGCTGATGGATATGCTCAGCCTGCCGGCCGACAAGGTCACGGTGTTCACCGGCCATGTCGGTGGGTCGTTCGGCATGAAGGCGGCGCTTTATCCCGAATACATTCCGTGTCTCCACGCGTCGCGTGAGCTGAAGCGTCCCGTGAAGTGGACGGCGGACCGCGGCGAGAGTTTCCTCTCCGACTGCCACGGCCGCGACATGGAGTTCGATTGCGAGCTCGCGCTCGACAAGCGCGGCCGATTCCTCGCCTGGCGCTACACGGGCTGGACCAATATCGGCGCTTACCTCGGCCACGTCGCGCCGCTGATGGGCACGATGAATATCGCCAAGAACGTCAACTCGATCTATCGCGCGCCGGCGATCGAGGTCGCGTCGAAAGCCGTGTTCACCAACACGACCTTCGTGTCGGCCTATCGCGGCGCCGGCCGCCCGGAAGGCAATTACTTCACGGAGCGCATGATCGACGTTGCGGCGGACGAGATGGGCATCGATCGCATCGAGATGCGCCGCCGCAATCTTATCCAGCCGACCGAGTTTCCGTATAAGTCACCCTCCGGCAACGAGCTGGACAGCGGCGACTTCCCGGGCCTCATCGAGCGCGCGCTCGAAGCCGCCGACTGGAAGGGCTTCAAGGCGCGCAAGAAGGAAGCCAAGAAGCGCGGCAAGCTGCGCGGCATCGGCATTGGCCCGTTCCTGGAAGTCACGGCGCCGGCCGTGAAGGAGATGGGCGGCCTCCGCTTCGAAGCCGACGGCACCCTCACCTTCATCACCGGCACCCTCGACTACGGTCAGGGCCACGCCGCGTCCTTCGCGCAGGTCGTGCACCAGCAGCTCGGCGTTCCGTTCGACAAGATCCGCCTGCTCCAGGGCGATAGCCGCGAGATGCTCGCGGGCGGCGGCACCGGCGGTTCGCGTTCGGGTCAGAACAGCGCGACGGCTGCGCTGCAGGCCGGTGAACAGGTCATCGAGAAGGGCAAGCAGGTCGCGAGCCACCTGCTCGAGGCTTCCGTGCAGGACATCGAGTTCAAGGGCGGCCAGTTCACCATCGCGGGCACCGACCGTTCGATCGGCATCATGGAGATCGCGCAGAAACTGCGTCAGGGCGTGAACCTGCCGCCGGATGCGCCGAAGTCGCTGGACGTCAGTCACGTCAGCGATGGTGTCCCATCGACCTTCCCGAACGGCTGCCACATCGCGGAAATCGAGATCGACGAAGATACCGGCATCGTGCGCACCGTGAGCTACATCACGGTCAACGACTTCGGCACGCAGATCAATCCGATGCTGGTCGAAGGCCAGTTGCACGGCGGTGTCGTGCAGGGCATCGGCCAGTGCGTGCAGGAGATGGTCGAGTACGACGCCGAGGGCCAGCTCCTCACCGGCTCGTATATGGACTACGGACTGCCCCGCGCCTCGCAAGTGCCGAGCTTCACGGTGATCAATCGTCCGGTGCCCGCGAAGTCGAATCCGCTCGGCATCAAAGGCTGCGGCGAAGCCGGTTGCGCCGGCGCGCTCACCGCAATGATGAACGCGATCAATGACGCGGTCGCAGAGCTCGGCATTCGTCACCTCGACATGCCGGCGACGCCCGCCAAGGTTTGGCAGGCGATCCAGGACGCGAAGAAAGCGAAAGCCGCGTAG
- a CDS encoding NAD-dependent succinate-semialdehyde dehydrogenase, with protein MYPNTDLFIDGAWGASQSGRTLAVLNPATGEEVGKVAHADTKDLDRALKAAQKGFQVWSKVPAFERYKIMRKAADYMRANADRIAQIMTIEQGKPVAESKMETLAAGDLIDWFAEEGRRTYGVTIPARVDGVQQLVFKEPVGPVAAFTPWNFPINQAVRKISCAVATGCSIILKGPEETPASCAELVKAFAEAGVPEGVVNLVYGVPSEVSEYLIPHPIIRKVTFTGSTAVGKLLAGLAGKHMKRITMELGGHAPAIVFDDADIDTAVKILAANKFRNAGQVCVAPTRFLIQEKVYDQFVEKFTNTTKAIKVGDGLDKGNTMGALAHARRVDAVEGFVNDAIDKGSKLQTGGKRIGNKGFFYEPTVLTDVPLEARIMNEEPFGPIAAMRPFATFDEVVSEANRLDYGLAAYAYTSSAKTAEALGAKIESGMVSINHHGIALPEVPFGGVKDSGMGSEGGYNALEAYLNFKFVTQASL; from the coding sequence ATGTATCCGAATACAGACCTATTCATCGATGGCGCCTGGGGCGCGAGCCAGAGCGGCCGCACGCTGGCCGTGCTCAATCCGGCGACCGGCGAAGAGGTCGGTAAGGTCGCGCATGCCGATACGAAGGATCTCGATCGCGCGTTGAAGGCCGCCCAGAAGGGCTTCCAGGTGTGGAGCAAGGTGCCGGCTTTCGAACGCTACAAGATCATGCGTAAGGCCGCCGATTACATGCGCGCCAACGCGGACCGCATCGCGCAGATCATGACGATCGAGCAAGGCAAGCCGGTCGCCGAGTCCAAGATGGAGACGTTGGCGGCAGGCGATCTCATCGATTGGTTCGCCGAGGAAGGCCGCCGCACCTACGGCGTGACGATCCCGGCGCGCGTCGATGGCGTGCAGCAACTCGTCTTCAAAGAGCCGGTCGGCCCGGTTGCGGCGTTCACGCCGTGGAACTTCCCGATCAACCAGGCGGTGCGCAAGATTTCCTGCGCGGTCGCGACGGGTTGCTCGATCATCCTCAAGGGCCCGGAAGAGACACCGGCGTCCTGCGCTGAGCTCGTGAAGGCCTTCGCCGAAGCCGGCGTGCCGGAAGGCGTCGTGAACCTCGTTTACGGCGTGCCGTCGGAAGTTTCGGAATATCTCATCCCGCACCCGATCATCCGCAAGGTGACGTTCACGGGTTCGACCGCTGTCGGCAAGCTGCTCGCAGGCCTCGCCGGCAAGCACATGAAGCGCATCACGATGGAGCTTGGCGGCCATGCGCCGGCTATCGTGTTCGACGATGCGGACATCGACACGGCCGTGAAGATCCTCGCGGCCAACAAATTCCGTAACGCCGGCCAAGTCTGCGTCGCACCGACCCGCTTCCTCATCCAGGAGAAGGTCTACGATCAGTTCGTCGAGAAGTTCACCAACACGACGAAGGCGATCAAGGTCGGTGACGGCCTCGATAAGGGCAACACGATGGGCGCCCTCGCCCATGCGCGCCGCGTCGACGCGGTCGAAGGCTTTGTCAACGACGCCATCGACAAGGGCTCGAAGCTGCAGACCGGCGGCAAGCGCATCGGCAACAAAGGCTTCTTCTACGAGCCGACCGTTCTCACCGACGTTCCGCTCGAAGCCCGCATCATGAACGAGGAGCCGTTCGGTCCGATTGCCGCGATGCGCCCGTTCGCGACGTTCGATGAAGTCGTGTCGGAAGCCAATCGTCTCGACTACGGCCTCGCGGCCTATGCCTACACGAGCTCGGCGAAGACCGCCGAAGCGCTCGGTGCGAAGATCGAGAGCGGCATGGTCTCTATCAACCACCATGGCATCGCGCTGCCGGAAGTTCCGTTCGGCGGCGTGAAGGATTCCGGCATGGGTTCGGAGGGCGGTTACAACGCGCTCGAAGCCTACCTGAACTTCAAGTTCGTGACGCAGGCGAGCCTGTAA